Within the Miscanthus floridulus cultivar M001 chromosome 2, ASM1932011v1, whole genome shotgun sequence genome, the region ttttctCATGGTTGGCCTCAATACCGTGTTCAGAcataatgtatccaagcagcttccctttCGAAAcctcaaaaacatattttttgggattcaatttgatattGAACCTTCTGAGGTTTGTGAACGTTGCAGCTAAGTTTGCGATCAgatcgcaagcttgagccattttgaccactatgtcatcaacatagatggtgatCGTTGGTTTTGGCCACTCAACTTTGTCAGACTGATCGAGCGAGTCGATttgatcggcgaagcattgctacatgcaccgttgataggtgacgccagcgttcttcagactgaaaggcatggttatgtaacagtacgaaccatacagggtgatgaacaaggttgcgagctggttggactctttcatcgtgatctggtgatagcctgagtaggcatctagaaaggaaaggatttcgcatcctgaggtcaagtcgactatctagtctatgtgcggcaaaggaaaatggtcctttgggcatgccttgttgaggccagtataatcaacgtgCATTCTCCATTttctagtcttctttttaacaagaataggattggtgagccagtcagagtggtatacctccttgatgaatccagctactaggagtttggtgacctcctcgcctatgacCTTGTGCCTCTCGTCGTCAAAGCAACACAGtcattgcttggcgggcttcgagcctaggatgaggcataatgtgtgctcggtgacctcccatggtatgtctagcatgttagaaggtttccatgtgaagacatcgcgattggctcAAAGAAAGTtggcgagctcgcattcctatttggccgggagctgggtctCGATCCGTGCCATCTTgcttgggtcggtggggtcgatccccactgccttAGTCTCCTCGAGTGGGCAGAAGGTAGTTGAGGAGGTTGGCTTATTGTAGTCCAGGACTACTGGGGTCGATGACTCTTCGAGCTGAGGGAGCTTGACTGAGTTGATGACCGTAGTGGCAAGCTTgtaatgctcacggtcgcacatgtaggcgtgcaaaaaggtgctacccacagtgatgatgttgtttggtcctagcatcttcaactttaggtaggtgtagttggggatcgccatgaacttagcATAGCATGGctaccccaagatggcgtggtaagaccccaggaagtccaccaccttaaAGGTAAGGACCTCCAAGCAAAAGTTGGCTCAGTCCCCAAACATGAcgagcaggtcgatctgccctagCGAGTATGCCTGTGTTCCTAggatcacaccatggaagggagagctcattgGGCAAAGCTCCAACCGGaagatgcgcatggcatcgagggtgtcgacgtagaggatgttgaggctgctgcctctgtccatcagcaccttggtgaggcgcttcttgcagacAATGGGGTCAATGATGAGTGGGTAGCGACCCTATCTAGTGACGTGGGAGgtatggtccctctgatcaaaagtgatcaaaGATTTTGACCAACTAAGGcaggaggggatggccgtttcGATGACGCATTCCTCTCTGTAGCGCACCttgtgttggcgcttggagtagatggcattagaccccccaaagatcatgaggcattccttgggaTTAGGAAAatcgtccccatccttgcccaccacGCCTCATTTCTTAGCtattgcctccttgccctttccttcttttggcccaccggcctatcataGAAAGCGCTCGAGGagttcacagtccttgtagaggtgcttaatGGGGTAGACatagttggtgcatgggctctccatgagcttgttgaagtggtcaggaagGCCATACTAGGNNNNNNNNNNNNNNNNNNNNNNNNNNNNNNNNNNNNNNNNNNNNNNNNNNNNNNNNNNNNNNNNNNNNNNNNNNNNNNNNNNNNNNNNNNNNNNNNNNNNTTCATTGCTTTCTTTCCTTGATACATCTCCCTTTATACAGAGAGGATTATTGCCCCCCTAAGAAGGCTCAATCAAATCCTAACAAATCATATCCAATCCTGTCTCTAATTGACCAAAATCTAATCCTATCTCTAATTAATATTATGGGCCCCTGGCCCCCTAGCTGATGCCCCATAACAAGGTTACCATGCATGAAAAGGAATTATCAAAATTGGTTTCATTGTTCCATACCTTCAGAAATTCAGCAACTTTAGCAGCCCACTGTTGTTGTTCAAAAGAACTTGAATTTCCATTCCATAAAAACATCGAGTTTTTAGTTTGCAAAACAAAACAATCCGTGGAACTCAAGGATGTTGGGACCTAGAAAGTCAAATAACAATTAGTTCAAGGGAGCAAAAGGTTGGACTCTTTTAAGTTATTTACAGTGCAGTTTTGTATTAGCTATACAAACAAGGATAAAGCTTTTTTTTCATGCATGTACTCTTTAATTAAGTCTGTTGGCCAAGAAAaaaaacatttaaaaaaaaaaagagagagcatGATGGTATGCAGGCCATAATGAGAACATAGTGATTCCATCCAGCATTAGTTCCATACTTCATTTCCCCATAGCTTAGGATTTTGAGCAAACTCATAGATGCATAAGACTTGATATGCTATAAGAGCAAAAGTTCTTGATCTCGAGATTTAGTAAAATGAACGCTAATCTAGAAAATTGCTATGGCCCATTTTTAATATACACCACAGGTAATGGATGATAGGCATGACGGATATTGCTTAAGGATTATTGCCTACTTTTTCTCATTAACTTAAAATGTTTAGGATGCTTATGTGAATGGAAGTCAATATATTTATAAGAACATGTAGAGGTAAGAAATACCGCATCAACTTGAAGTGTTTTATTGTTATGAACTGCTGTTCCAGAAATTCGAATGAGAGCAACGCCATCAGCACAATATGTTTCATCTTTCAGACCCTTCTCTTCTACAAATTTCTTATAACCAGAGCTAGTACCACCCTGCATGATTTGAAAAATACACTCTGGTAATTTCTGGAGTAATGTTACAAAACATTTTTCATTTCTATAGAATGCTCCAATATGAGTTCTTTGTAGACCAGCACACATTTATCATTAACTCACTATACATGACATAATCACAGTGAGCATCATACCTTAAGAATAACCATTGGTTGGAAAAGAGCAACAAATTGTGGTGGCTCTTTTCCTTGATAAATACGACCCTACAATAACACAAATAAGATACGAAACTCATCCAGAGGAAATATTTTATGCATAATAAAAAATCCAAAATGTGAATACATTACCAGGACAGGTCTTCCTTTCAAAGAATTCCAAGTTGTATTAGCTATTTGAAAAGCCGCATCTTGATCTTCCTACGTTAAATAAACAAAGAGTAacttcatatatatatcacagcacAGTTGCATGGGCACTGGGTCCACCATGAACCCTTGTATATATGTTAAGTACATCAAGGCTCATATAGTCATATATTAATTATAGGACACACAAATGTGTAAGGACCATCATTATTTTAAACAAACGTGTGCAATAATAGCTTCTATTTGGATGTGAGAAGAATTCATGACAAACAGCTTTACAAAAAATATTAATAAGAAGGTTTCAGTTGACAGTGTGACTATGACAAGCAAAATAATAAAAATGCATTCCAATAATGGGGGTTGACGGAAGATGCAAAACAAGAAAGTTCAGTGCACTACATCTTAAGCATGTTTATATTTAAATGACAATTACCTGTACACTATTTTTCCCAATCCAATAAGTTAGATAGAACTCTTCTTTTTTGTCAGCAGAATGATAAGTGTAGAGAACAACATAACAGTCTCCACTGTAGAATTTTCCAAGTTCTTCCTTTGGAAGAGCAGTCTTCACACTGCCATTAATACACCAAACCTGAAATATGCACAGCTTGCTTGTGGTTTCATTTCTACATTGCATTGACTATTGTACTTGGTAGGAAAAAGTGACTAAGTTCAGCAAAACCTCAAGCTTTCCACCGCCATCTAGCAAAGGAGGAACTTCATCATTTACTGGCACACTAGTTTTTGTGATTCCTTTGACATCGACACCCTTCTGCTTCAAGAGTGCTGATAAAACATAGATGTTAACAATGAATGACAAAAGGTCAATTGTTTAAATACCAATAAATAAATATTGTACCTGTAACTTTCCCTCGGCCTTCCTCTGTGCTGGCACTCCCTGCCGTGCTACTTACTGGCCATGACTCAAACTTAGACTTGAATGTATGATTCTCATAACCTTGAATCACTTGAGTTATTCTTGTTGTCTTTGGTCTATTTTCTTTAAtaatgaatttctacaggaggtaaaTTTTAGATAGGATATATTTTGAACAAGGCAACAAAACAATTAAGTTGGGCTGTAGTTTTACCTCAACTGCCGCACTGGCAGCTTTCCTGTCTTCTACCTGTGTTACCCGACCAACCCACACAAATAGCTCAGCCCCACAGTCAAGTAAAAAGCATTTGGTGTTCTCCAGAATTGATTTTGTAAGAGCAGTGTCTTCTAACTTCAGTTGACCGTTAGCGATACTGCAAATATAACAATTAACAGTACACAATAAAACTATTCGATTATTAAAAATAAAGAAGAGCAGCTGAAGAATAGTGAGGTGAACACATATAGCACACATACACAGGCCAGTCACACCTGAAGATAAAGTAATGGGCTTTGTGAACCAAGCAGAGTCTTGAATTATGCTGCACAACGGTAAAGTTCTACGACCTATAAGCACTAGCAAACCAACTAACTAATCTGTACTGAATTGCCAAAAAGAATTCATTTGTAATCAGGAAAGGAACTTCTGTAGAAGTGAGCTGTGAATTCAGCAGAACATATTGAATTACTAATTTTGATTCTAGAATTAAAAAAATGTGTTTATCAGAAAGTTGCAAGTGGTGACTGTCACCCATGCACAACTTTAAAAAAATCAGAAGAGTATAAGTGTGTGAATGCTAGAACAGGTACGGTGAGCCAGCATAAAAACCAGGCCACTCTTAGGGGTTAAGAACAAGTGTCGATAATTAAAATCAGAAGATCAAATATAACTAACTGTACACTCATAAAAAGGACATACCTGAAAAGCTTTGGTGGTGTAGTTTCAAGAACAACATCATCATCACTTATTGTTTTTTTCCCTATTGGCGCAAAACCTCCAAAAAGGACCCAGAATTCTCCTGAATCTGATTCTGCTTGCAATTTCCCATCATCTATTGTTAACGCAAAAAAGGTATATAAGTGTGTGAACTTGCTGACGTTTTACATGTATGAAATGAAATTTGTATCATTCTCATCTCACCTACAATTGCAACAGCACACACTCCGTCATGGTATTTCTCCTTTAAATGTTGGATCACTTCCAACGCCTTGGCTCTTTCTTGAATGTTGGAGTTTGCACCATTGAATTGAAATATTTTATTTTCAGTATCCAAGATAAAGACATCATCATGGTTCAATGATGAACGAGCAAAGGGAACCTGAGTAAAGAAGTCATCATTAGGATATTGACTTAAATCGTTCATGAAACATATAGGAAGGAAGCAAGGAGGTGGAACACCAATGCACCTCTTTGACTCTGATAGCTCTCTTCCCTTTGCAAATATATAGCCGTATTTCAAACTTGTCCACTTCTGGCTTCTTAAACCCAGAAGCAAAACCACCCTCCATGGGTATGATGCAAGGTTTAAAATACGAAAGGAATTTATCAGACTCGTAGCATTGTGGTTCCCTGTGCTGTACCGCACGACCCCCGAGCATGCTGTCAAGTTCAACCGTCTTAATCGCGGCAGTTCCAGCTTCATCCTGCGTAGCAACAACAGCATTTT harbors:
- the LOC136539841 gene encoding villin-2-like, producing MSNAKVVLEPAFQGAGHKPGTEIWRIEDFKPVALPKSDYGKFYCGDSYIVLQTTCKGGAYIFDIHFWIGKDSSQDEAGTAAIKTVELDSMLGGRAVQHREPQCYESDKFLSYFKPCIIPMEGGFASGFKKPEVDKFEIRLYICKGKRAIRVKEVPFARSSLNHDDVFILDTENKIFQFNGANSNIQERAKALEVIQHLKEKYHDGVCAVAIVDDGKLQAESDSGEFWVLFGGFAPIGKKTISDDDVVLETTPPKLFSIANGQLKLEDTALTKSILENTKCFLLDCGAELFVWVGRVTQVEDRKAASAAVEKFIIKENRPKTTRITQVIQGYENHTFKSKFESWPVSSTAGSASTEEGRGKVTALLKQKGVDVKGITKTSVPVNDEVPPLLDGGGKLEVWCINGSVKTALPKEELGKFYSGDCYVVLYTYHSADKKEEFYLTYWIGKNSVQEDQDAAFQIANTTWNSLKGRPVLGRIYQGKEPPQFVALFQPMVILKGGTSSGYKKFVEEKGLKDETYCADGVALIRISGTAVHNNKTLQVDAVPTSLSSTDCFVLQTKNSMFLWNGNSSSFEQQQWAAKVAEFLKVWNNETNFDNSFSCMVTLLWGIS